AACCTCAGCAAGGCCAATTTTCGATACAAAGTAAGTATCAACAAAGCCGAGAATCGTCTGAAATAGATTTTCTATGACTGCTGGCAATGCCAGCACTAAAATAATCTTAATTTTATCCTTTGAGCTTTTTGAAACAGGTATAGTAACATCATTATTTTTCACGATAATCCTCCCAAGATTATGAGTATTGCCCGTAATTAGTTTCTTAACCTTTGAATTAACACAAATGTTAATGAAGTTTAAAAATCTGTTACGGCGTATACAAAGATGAGGATTACATCATGATGATCACTAATCGAAAGAGGTCTTTATTTGCCAAAATATTTATCAAATAACTGGCTCGATTGAAGCGCGGTCTTTTACGATAACTATTCCCTCTTTTCCATAGAGGGGAGAATATTTTTTCAAGCCCTTTTAAGTATCCATGATGATTTCTAGCATCGGTACCTGAAATACAATTTTAAGTTCCAACAATTTTCTTTCCTTTAGGCTGTTTACTTTTAGTATTCGGTTCCAAAGTAATCCCGATAGTGTCAAATGAATTAAGTTTTGACATGTCAACTGTTAGGACACCGTAACCTTCCTTATCTGGTCTAAAGATACCCGCACTCTGGCGTTTACCATTGTCGATCAACCACACTTGGTATACTTCTTGCCCTTTCGTTTGAGGAAAATCGAATACATTTACGACGTGCTCCTCTTTTCCACTTTTGTTTATCAAAAATGCTTGACCGTATACTTCCCCATCTTCTCCATCTGCAGCATTTAACTTCATGGGCTTCTTCTGTTTGTAAATAAGTTAAAAAACTTTCCGCTGCCTTTTTATTCGCACCTTTTACTGTTAAAGCTGCTGTTGTCCCTCTATATAACTTATCCTCTTTCGGAAACGTTACCAAGTCCGTTTCATTTTGAAGACGGTAATACCAAGATTCATAAGTGATCCATGCATCGATTGTTGAATCTGAGTTCCAAAGTTCTATTGCTTCAGCGCTCGTTTTAACCGAAACCGCAATATTTTGTTGTATACCGGGGATTAGTCCTTTACGACCCGTCATATCTTCCCAACGTCCAAGTTGACCCGCTCCGTTGACATCGACAATGCGGACTTGTTCTTTCGTTAAATCAGCAAACGTTTGAATATTTTTTGGATTTCCTTTCCTCACAAGAATTCCTGCGGGACGGGAATATAATTCAACCCAAGAGTCTTCGTTTAATAATCCTGGATGTGAAAATAAAAAGTTACGTAACATGTAGGAAGAGCCACCGTAAATAATGTCCCCATCTTCTTTTGCGTTATCAAGCCATTTCCCTTCCGGTCACGCAATCACTTGAACTTGAATGCCTTTTCCTTTAGAAAAATGCTTCGCTAACTCTTCCATCGGACCAAAAGGACCACCCGGACCATAAACAAAAACAATATTATCATCCTTTTTCGACTTAACTTGCTTTTCACTATCCATGCTAGTCATCACAATCAATCCTGCAACAATCAGAATGACGAACAGCACAAAACCAATTTTCTTCAATCTTCTCGACCACCTTTCAACTAGTTACTTCTATTAAAGGAAACGACAGAAAAGACTAAATGGTTTGATTGAACATTATTTTAAACGAAACACGACGATATTCAAAAATAGGGTAATGTATTTTCTTCTAAAAAACGTTTGCAGTATAAGATTGAGTCGATTTTTAGTTGGCGATAGTAAAGGATGTGAAGAACTCTTCTAATATATAGGATCTACCTTCAACAAAAAATCGTAGTGTGAAATCTCGTCGTCGCATGGCGATGGCTTCCCACATTAAGAAATAAGCAGAGAAAGTCATCTTCGGTGATACTACATAAAATTCGCTATGATGGTCATCATAATCTACATCTAACTTATTAAAAATAACTTTGTAAGGGGTTTTTGCATTGA
This window of the Sporosarcina ureae genome carries:
- a CDS encoding substrate-binding domain-containing protein — its product is MLRNFLFSHPGLLNEDSWVELYSRPAGILVRKGNPKNIQTFADLTKEQVRIVDVNGAGQLGRWEDMTGRKGLIPGIQQNIAVSVKTSAEAIELWNSDSTIDAWITYESWYYRLQNETDLVTFPKEDKLYRGTTAALTVKGANKKAAESFLTYLQTEEAHEVKCCRWRRWGSIRSSIFDKQKWKRGARRKCIRFSSNERARSIPSVVDRQW
- a CDS encoding anti-sigma factor → MINKSGKEEHVVNVFDFPQTKGQEVYQVWLIDNGKRQSAGIFRPDKEGYGVLTVDMSKLNSFDTIGITLEPNTKSKQPKGKKIVGT